A region of Allocoleopsis franciscana PCC 7113 DNA encodes the following proteins:
- a CDS encoding O-antigen ligase family protein: MKNFPTIVSWLYSRQTFLIAGTLLFSVSPLLCGLLYFGAALVSIFNWKQVIFTRERIVLTVCIVVLSIGLAFRKVEPERILPGSISLSDYIPFLPFFFLISLEPFSESEITNFFYALILTIPQQFLLAVGENYLGWYGRFYFLGEQFPLIDVCVGPIARGLKTSASFFNPNIFSVYCIFCAGICLNLLIAELKPFTLNYTINLKLGIRILVPFFGLALCTTLIIWSGSDAGLMIFLLSTIIWLSWMTDKWLYLITIGAVGTLIAFISLNSFGWLTQFVTFLIPQRLLTLLNSVLASWNDRKPFYKCAVQLIQKKPLFGWGIGKFSQECANRTGMEMAHAHNIVLQLGADTGLPLAILFLSFLGYILFSCIHFLRTVRTKKSMTYQLSAGLIIVSISIMLMQAFDLGLLMSYRLNFLFWICLAIPYSLASQPKVSKAL, from the coding sequence GTGAAGAATTTCCCGACTATCGTATCTTGGTTATACAGCCGTCAAACTTTTTTGATCGCTGGCACTCTACTATTTTCAGTCAGTCCTCTCCTTTGCGGCTTACTTTACTTTGGGGCTGCATTAGTCTCAATCTTTAACTGGAAGCAGGTGATTTTTACCAGGGAGCGTATAGTTCTTACTGTTTGTATTGTAGTCTTGTCTATTGGGCTAGCTTTCCGGAAGGTTGAACCGGAGAGAATTCTTCCTGGTTCAATATCTTTAAGTGATTATATTCCTTTTTTACCCTTCTTCTTCCTAATCAGCTTAGAACCGTTTTCGGAATCGGAAATTACTAATTTTTTTTATGCTTTGATTCTGACAATTCCACAACAGTTTCTCTTGGCAGTTGGGGAGAATTATCTAGGTTGGTATGGAAGGTTTTATTTTTTAGGAGAACAGTTTCCCCTAATTGATGTATGCGTAGGCCCGATTGCACGAGGTCTTAAAACTTCAGCTAGTTTTTTCAATCCAAATATTTTTTCAGTTTATTGTATATTTTGTGCAGGAATTTGCTTGAATTTGTTAATAGCTGAACTCAAGCCCTTCACTCTTAATTATACTATTAATTTAAAATTAGGCATACGGATTTTAGTTCCTTTTTTTGGCCTAGCTCTCTGCACAACTTTGATAATATGGTCAGGTTCAGATGCTGGATTAATGATTTTTTTACTTAGCACTATTATTTGGCTGTCCTGGATGACAGATAAATGGCTATATCTGATAACCATTGGCGCAGTCGGTACTCTTATAGCTTTCATCTCTTTAAACAGCTTTGGTTGGCTAACGCAGTTTGTAACTTTTCTAATTCCCCAAAGGCTTTTGACTCTTCTAAATTCAGTACTAGCGTCTTGGAATGACAGAAAGCCTTTTTATAAATGTGCTGTTCAGTTAATTCAGAAAAAGCCACTTTTCGGTTGGGGGATTGGGAAGTTTTCACAAGAGTGTGCGAATCGTACAGGAATGGAAATGGCTCACGCTCATAATATAGTTTTGCAACTTGGAGCAGATACTGGCTTGCCTCTCGCTATATTATTTTTATCTTTTTTAGGATATATATTGTTTTCTTGTATCCATTTCCTCCGAACAGTAAGAACAAAAAAGAGTATGACTTACCAATTGTCGGCAGGGTTAATTATAGTATCGATATCTATAATGTTGATGCAAGCTTTTGACTTAGGACTCCTGATGTCTTATCGATTAAATTTCCTGTTCTGGATTTGTCTTGCCATACCATACTCCCTGGCATCTCAACCTAAAGTTTCAAAAGCTTTGTAA
- a CDS encoding rhamnosyltransferase WsaF family glycosyltransferase, which translates to MYQDSQTNNKPVQLHVMHSWGGGIERWVRDYSHTDILRTNLVLKSSGVPGIPGQRLELYQSIDIDIPTRVWELTLPIHATSVTNLDYRYALDEIINHFNVSAILISSFIGHSLDILNTNLETTVICHDYYPFCPAINIYFGKVCKECNFSHLQHCFKENPYNNLFPQASASEWMPIRKSFLKLIQHHKVTLVAPSDSVKRNLIKLEPALANVQFKIIPHGAELPIHSDIELDDLHQENRKLKILILGRLVFHKGLELLKEIYQEILDVADIFLLGCGATGQNFQEMPGIHIVAEQYSLDDLPKLVGQISPDLGLLLSIVPETFSYTLSELSLLEIPVLATNLGSFQDRIKEGVNGFLVTPEKNALIDKIRELSEQRHLLAKVSTYLKGISHRTLQEMVENYYEVVTLTHPPQSKASRELNALNLEPSELERSHSQIVNTQIKLEQTQTQLQQTQAELNKALFQMQETKFGLERSQSQLERSQSQLERSHSQLQHTQAELGKSQSQLLQAKALISGMESSKFWRLRLAWFKVKDILNLVSDSEIYRPNALASLSDNSRFNNNPGFSKNISKMFAFISGCPGDAYRYRCHHQAEILRYVGYAVDVYEPNLFLYEELLKNYRIIVAHRVPYTYEFEQFVAKANNLGLKVIFETDDLVFDTSLLHQIDAYMKMDLKDKQLYEDGVRRYRKALSLCEAVVVSTEKLKQKIEKSFPEKAVVISRNRISSDMEQEAIKARDIYIPDDQLIRIAYFSGTRTHAKDFAECVYALSSILKEFPDVRLMVVGHLDIPEELQPFSSQIEKFPFLPWQDLPGLYRKVTINLAPLEKNNDFTESKSELKYFEAGLVSVPTVASNWGAFRVGITDGVNGRLCSNPQEWENALRELITNPKLRQEMGQKAFDDVNARYLTRTAATLTGKAWQTLVGGKILPDKPLSIAFVLRAPIAQTGGGYKHIFYLAHYLAEQGHNVNIYVEPMAHLTGFTPEQVQKFCEENFGKSKAIIHCGHADIVESDVAIATNWPTAYVVDKLVNTRFKAYYVQDYEPYFYEPDDPCFLQAEATYDLPLGIICLDKYLSQVLSKRNRIQYPYINFPLNEAFLAKAPVLTRHCNPDRSCSILFFARPNIPRRNFAVGVEALDKLHQQNPDVQIKLYGMEEAIELPFPYQNLGVLTQSEAAEAMRSSDIHLSFSLTNISTVVFEAMACGCATVEADVPPVRGMVEDGKTCILAEPNSQAVSEALMELVNNPVLRREIASAGYESAKTLTVARMCSKFEQLLNQYTFRTA; encoded by the coding sequence ATGTACCAAGATTCACAAACTAACAACAAGCCAGTACAACTCCACGTCATGCATAGTTGGGGGGGAGGAATAGAACGATGGGTACGAGACTACTCCCATACAGACATTCTGCGAACTAACTTAGTTTTAAAGTCCTCAGGAGTTCCAGGGATTCCTGGACAAAGGCTTGAACTATATCAATCCATTGACATCGATATACCAACTCGTGTTTGGGAGCTTACTCTCCCTATTCATGCTACTTCTGTTACTAATCTGGATTATCGTTATGCCCTAGATGAAATTATTAATCACTTTAATGTTAGTGCTATCCTGATTTCATCATTTATTGGTCATTCATTGGATATTCTTAATACTAATCTAGAGACTACAGTTATTTGCCATGACTACTATCCCTTTTGTCCAGCTATAAACATTTACTTTGGCAAGGTATGTAAGGAGTGTAATTTCAGTCATTTACAGCATTGTTTTAAAGAAAATCCATACAATAATTTATTTCCTCAAGCCTCAGCTTCAGAATGGATGCCGATTCGTAAGAGTTTTTTAAAGTTAATTCAGCATCATAAAGTTACACTAGTCGCGCCTTCTGATTCAGTTAAGCGTAACTTAATTAAGCTGGAACCCGCTCTTGCCAATGTTCAGTTTAAGATAATTCCTCATGGAGCAGAGTTGCCAATTCATTCTGATATAGAACTGGATGATCTACATCAGGAGAATAGAAAGCTAAAAATTCTTATTTTAGGACGATTAGTATTTCACAAGGGTTTAGAGCTGCTCAAAGAAATATATCAAGAAATTCTTGATGTTGCGGATATTTTTTTGTTGGGGTGTGGTGCTACAGGTCAAAATTTTCAAGAAATGCCTGGAATCCATATAGTTGCTGAACAATACTCCCTAGATGACTTGCCAAAACTTGTAGGACAAATATCTCCTGACTTAGGTCTTCTTTTATCGATTGTTCCGGAAACATTTAGCTATACTTTGAGCGAACTTTCCCTTTTAGAAATTCCAGTTTTAGCAACGAATCTAGGTAGCTTTCAAGATCGTATAAAAGAAGGAGTTAATGGATTTTTAGTTACTCCTGAAAAGAATGCTCTCATTGATAAAATTAGAGAATTGTCTGAGCAGCGGCACCTTTTGGCTAAGGTTAGCACTTACCTAAAAGGTATATCCCATCGAACGTTGCAAGAGATGGTAGAGAACTACTACGAGGTGGTAACGCTGACTCATCCTCCTCAATCAAAAGCGTCCAGGGAATTAAATGCTCTCAACTTAGAGCCGTCGGAGTTGGAGCGATCGCACTCTCAGATTGTCAACACTCAGATTAAGTTAGAGCAAACGCAGACTCAATTACAACAGACTCAGGCAGAATTAAATAAAGCCCTGTTTCAGATGCAAGAAACCAAATTTGGGCTTGAGCGATCGCAGAGTCAGTTAGAGCGATCGCAGAGTCAGTTAGAGCGATCGCACTCCCAGTTGCAACATACTCAAGCTGAATTAGGGAAATCTCAGTCCCAACTGTTGCAGGCTAAGGCTTTAATTTCCGGCATGGAAAGCAGTAAATTCTGGAGGCTAAGATTAGCTTGGTTTAAAGTCAAGGATATTCTAAATCTCGTCTCCGATTCAGAAATTTATCGCCCTAATGCTCTTGCCAGTCTCTCTGATAACAGCCGCTTCAACAACAACCCTGGCTTCTCTAAAAACATCTCAAAAATGTTTGCCTTTATTAGTGGCTGTCCAGGGGATGCTTATCGATATCGATGTCACCATCAGGCAGAAATACTAAGGTATGTCGGCTATGCCGTTGATGTCTACGAACCCAATTTATTTCTCTATGAAGAACTTCTAAAGAACTATAGGATAATCGTTGCCCATCGCGTTCCTTATACTTACGAATTTGAACAGTTCGTTGCGAAGGCTAACAACCTGGGTCTAAAGGTTATTTTTGAAACGGATGATTTAGTCTTTGATACATCTCTCTTGCATCAAATTGATGCTTATATGAAGATGGATCTCAAAGACAAGCAGCTTTACGAAGATGGGGTGAGGCGATATCGCAAGGCCTTGAGCTTGTGTGAGGCTGTCGTTGTTAGTACGGAAAAACTGAAGCAGAAAATAGAAAAGAGTTTTCCTGAAAAGGCTGTTGTTATTTCTCGAAATCGTATCAGCAGCGACATGGAACAAGAGGCTATTAAAGCTCGTGATATCTATATTCCTGACGATCAGCTAATCAGAATTGCCTATTTCAGTGGGACCAGAACCCATGCAAAAGATTTTGCAGAATGCGTTTATGCTCTAAGTAGTATCCTAAAAGAGTTCCCTGACGTTCGCTTGATGGTCGTTGGGCATCTAGATATTCCAGAAGAACTCCAGCCATTTTCATCTCAAATTGAAAAATTTCCTTTCCTTCCTTGGCAAGATTTACCGGGGCTATACCGAAAAGTTACCATCAATCTCGCACCCCTGGAAAAAAATAACGACTTTACGGAATCAAAAAGCGAACTTAAGTATTTTGAAGCAGGGCTTGTCTCCGTTCCGACTGTTGCCTCCAATTGGGGGGCTTTTCGGGTTGGTATTACCGATGGAGTGAATGGACGGCTGTGCAGCAATCCTCAAGAGTGGGAGAATGCTCTACGGGAACTGATCACTAACCCCAAGTTACGGCAGGAAATGGGGCAGAAGGCGTTTGATGATGTCAATGCTCGATATCTTACCCGCACAGCAGCGACTCTAACGGGGAAAGCATGGCAAACGCTTGTTGGAGGAAAGATATTACCCGATAAACCTCTATCCATTGCTTTTGTTCTTCGAGCGCCTATTGCTCAAACAGGAGGAGGTTATAAGCATATTTTTTATCTAGCTCATTACTTAGCTGAGCAAGGTCACAACGTAAATATCTATGTTGAACCGATGGCACATCTGACAGGCTTTACTCCCGAACAAGTACAAAAATTCTGTGAGGAGAACTTTGGGAAGAGTAAAGCAATTATTCATTGTGGTCACGCTGATATTGTGGAATCTGATGTGGCGATCGCAACAAACTGGCCAACTGCTTATGTCGTTGATAAGCTAGTTAATACAAGATTTAAAGCGTACTACGTTCAAGATTATGAACCTTACTTTTATGAACCTGATGATCCTTGTTTTCTTCAGGCAGAAGCCACCTATGATTTGCCGTTAGGTATAATTTGTCTCGACAAGTATTTATCCCAAGTGTTGAGCAAAAGGAATCGAATTCAATACCCTTATATCAACTTTCCCTTGAATGAAGCGTTTTTAGCTAAAGCTCCAGTTTTGACTCGTCATTGCAATCCTGATCGGTCTTGCTCGATACTGTTCTTTGCTCGACCAAACATTCCCCGACGTAATTTTGCTGTTGGAGTAGAAGCTTTAGATAAATTGCATCAGCAAAATCCTGATGTACAAATTAAATTGTACGGAATGGAAGAAGCTATAGAACTCCCATTTCCTTATCAAAATTTAGGCGTTTTAACTCAGTCGGAAGCCGCAGAAGCCATGCGCTCATCTGATATCCATTTATCTTTCTCCCTAACTAACATCAGTACAGTTGTATTTGAAGCGATGGCTTGTGGATGTGCAACTGTTGAGGCGGATGTTCCTCCAGTTCGAGGTATGGTTGAGGATGGAAAGACTTGTATTTTAGCAGAACCCAATTCCCAAGCTGTTTCTGAAGCGTTGATGGAACTTGTCAATAATCCTGTGTTGCGACGAGAAATTGCGAGCGCTGGATATGAATCAGCTAAAACACTAACAGTAGCAAGGATGTGTTCTAAATTTGAGCAGTTACTCAATCAATATACTTTTAGAACAGCCTGA